A DNA window from Setaria viridis chromosome 2, Setaria_viridis_v4.0, whole genome shotgun sequence contains the following coding sequences:
- the LOC117843635 gene encoding uncharacterized protein → MDPSGSCFRPAGGQGHTRRLPPSVPVHIVQAEGPRERAPGTGGEGHAQRLACREKICGVGRVVLMSSQAAMVPNPNWPADKVVDKDCCAVVELLKKVQFWYSVLDFAGKEGLQWLCSIQGWYWVQC, encoded by the exons ATGGACCCTTCTGGATCCTGcttccggccggccggcggtcaAGGGCACACGCGGCGTCTTCCACCTAGCGTCCCCGTTCATATTGTGCAAGCAGAGGGACCCAGAG AACGAGCTCCTGGAACCGGCGGTGAAGGGCACGCTCAACGTCTTGCGTGCCGTGAAAAGATTTGCGGGGTCGGCCGCGTCGTCCTGATGTCGTCGCAGGCGGCCATGGTACCGAACCCCAACTGGCCCGCGGACAAGGTCGTAGACAAGGACTGCTGTGCCGTCGTCGAGCTCCTCAAGAAAGTTCAG TTTTGGTATAGCGTATTGGACTTCGCTGGGAAGGAGGGATTGCAATGGCTGTGCTCAATCCAGGGATGGTACTGGGTCCAATGTTAG